One genomic region from Grus americana isolate bGruAme1 chromosome 15, bGruAme1.mat, whole genome shotgun sequence encodes:
- the VRK3 gene encoding inactive serine/threonine-protein kinase VRK3: protein MRGVRGAGGRCRGGFSGAMAGRGRRPAGAGLGPPEQPEPEAACACPRVSRFCPHCGRGVEPAFRFCPACGGRLPPPPREDETEQKAPAPSRQQAQSPAASPRASCARPSGTARPSSRSPRKARPGPAVPLPAETVLADQGSRRWRLVRLLEQGGSGLMYEAQSASGTCPQKQRYSLKLDVKDGKIYNEQNFFQRAAKASTVEKWKKWRSVPLLGIPNCVGFGLHADSYRFLVFCDLGRTLQSVLNDGLYLLKEKAAFQIIVRLLDCLEYIHENEYVHGDITAENVYLNPADLTQVTLAGYCFAFRYCPGGKHVAQREGSRTPHEGTVEFISLDSHKGAGPSRRSDLESLGYCLLKWLCGFLPWSDELDKVETVMEKKEKYKGDVRCLLRLCFRQRSIPDALQSYLQQVMALEYEEKPNYEALRQLFRKPLEKMKASAYDPVDIKMVP, encoded by the exons ATGCGCGGTGTAcgcggggcgggcggcaggTGTCGGGGCGGCTTCAGCGGGGCAATGGCGGGCCGCGGGCGGCggccggcgggagcggggctggggccgccGGAGCAGCCGGAGCCCGAGGCGGCCTGCGCCTGCCCGAG GGTGAGCCGGTTCTGCCCGCACTGCGGGCGCGGCGTGGAGCCCGCCTTCCGCTTCTGCCCGGCCTGCGGCGGGAggctgcccccgccgccgcgggagGACGAGACGGAGCAGAAGGCGCCGGCCCCGTCGCGGCAGCAGGCCCAGAGCCCCGCGGCCTCCCCGCGGGCTTCCTGCGCCCGGCCCTCGGGCACGGCGAGGCCCAGCTCCCGCTCGCCCCGCaaggcgcggcccggcccggcggtgCCGCTCCCGGCCGAGACGGTCCTGGCGGACCAGGGCAGCAGGCGGTGGAGGCTGGTCCGGCTCCTGGAGCAGGGCGGCAGCGGGCTGATGTACGAAG CACAGTCAGCATCTGGAACCTGCCCTCAAAAGCAAAGATACTCCCTCAAACTT GATGTCAAAGATGGCAAGATCTACAACGAACAGAACTTTTTCCAGCGAGCTGCGAAGGCAAGCACAG TGGAGAAGTGGAAGAAGTGGCGCTCTGTGCCGTTGCTGGGAATCCCCAATTGTGTTGGCTTTGGACTACACGCAGATAGCTACAG GTTTTTGGTGTTCTGTGACTTAGGGCGAACTCTTCAGTCTGTCCTGAATGATGGCTTATACCTACTGAAGGAGAAGGCAGCTTTTCAGATCATAGTCCGCCTG CTAGACTGCCTGGAGTACATTCATGAAAACGAGTATGTGCATGGGGACATCACAGCTGAGAATGTCTATTTGAACCCAGCAGACCTCACGCAG GTGACCCTAGCTGGCTATTGCTTTGCATTCCGTTACTGCCCAGGAGGGAAGCACGTGGCTCAGCGCGAAGGCAGCAGGACCCCTCACGAAGGCACGGTAGAGTTCATCAGTCTGGACAGCCACAAGGGAGCAG GACCATCTCGCCGGAGTGACTTGGAATCTCTGGGATACTGTCTTCTGAAATGGCTCTGTGGCTTCTTGCCCTGGTCCGATGAGCTGGACAAAGTAGAAACTGtgatggaaaagaaggaaaa GTACAAGGGGGATGTGAGATGCCTTCTCCGACTGTGCTTCAGGCAGAGATCCATTCCAG ATGCCCTGCAGAGCTACCTGCAGCAAGTAATGGCGCTAGAGTACGAGGAGAAGCCCAACTACGAGGCCCTGCGGCAGCTATTCAGGAAGCCACTGGAAAAGATGAAAGCTTCAGCTTATGACCCTGTGGATATCAAAATGGTGCCCTAA